The proteins below come from a single Serinus canaria isolate serCan28SL12 chromosome 6, serCan2020, whole genome shotgun sequence genomic window:
- the ZNF511 gene encoding zinc finger protein 511, protein MLPLPPGLRLLLREGLPPLPQHPPSPPAPRPTPPFTFAPRRLQLGPQHPLFEDGDVHRHLYLQGVLTSLEEVAERPKVSEFSCHISGCSQVFDTLESYEHHYNTLHRNVCSFCKRSFPSGNLLDIHILEWHDSLFQIMAEKQNMYQCLVEGCTEKFRSSKDRKDHLVTVHLYPADFRFDRPKKVKSGSKHTSSHVEQGTSVPMDVSVEMAEQSQVNPMETGPEESMEISQPAASPSPSLPEKRLYKSRIPSTICFGQGATRGFKGPRKKV, encoded by the exons AtgctgccgctgccgccgggCCTTCGCCTCCTCCTCCGTGAGGGGCTCCCGCCGctccctcagcatcccccaTCCCCGCCTGCCCCTCGCCCCACGCCGCCCTTCACCTTCGCCCCCCGCCGCCTCCAACTCGGCCCGCAACACCCGCTGTTCGAG GATGGGGACGTGCACAGGCACCTCTACCTGCAGGGCGTCCTCACCAGCCTCGAGGAGGTGGCCGAGAGGCCCAA GGTGTCCGAGTTCAGCTGCCACATctctgggtgcagccaggtgtTTGACACGCTGGAGAGCTACGAGCACCACTACAACACCCTGCACAGGAATGTCTGCTCCTTCTGCAAGCgctcctttccctctgggaaTCTCCTGGATATCCACATCTTGGAGTGGCACGACTCCCTCTTCCAGATAATGGCTGAGAAGCAGAATATG TACCAGTGTCTGGTGGAAGGCTGCACGGAGAAGTTCAGGAGCAGCAAGGACAGGAAGGATCACTTGGTGACCGTGCACCTCTATCCTGCTGACTTTCGGTTTGACAGGCCCAAGAAGGTGAAAAG TGGCTCCAAGCACACCAGCTCTCATGTGGAGCAGGGCACCAGCGTGCCCATGGATGTGAGCGTGGAGATGGCAGAGCAATCCCAAGTGAATCCCATGGAAACAGGGCCTGAGGAGAGCATGGAGATctctcagcctgcagccagccccagcccctcgcTGCCAGAGAAACGGCTCTACAAATCCAG GATCCCATCCACAATTTGTTTTGGACAAGGTGCCACCCGAGGATTTAAAGGACCACGGAAAAAAGTCTGA
- the TUBGCP2 gene encoding gamma-tubulin complex component 2, which produces MSEFRIHHDVNELLSLLRVHGGEGAEVYIELLQKNRTPYVTTNVSAHSAKVKIAEFSRTPEDFLKKYDELKSKNTRHLDSLVYLLSKLTEDKETLHYLQQNAKERAELAANAATSSSSTNFSIPSSTSKMSLQELEELRKQLGSVTANSSAQQPLELTRKILRDKQNKKNSGQPIPVFPSWVYERPALIGDFLIGTSLSTDTTVPIGTLPLASQESMIVEDLLYVLIGVDGRYITAQALVGRQNRTFSLDPNLDLSIKELVTRILPVAASYSAVTRFIEEKSSFEYGQVNHALAAAMRTLIKEYMILITQLEHLQRQGLLSLQKLWFYIQPTMRTLEILASLATSVDKGECMGGSTLSLLHDKTFNYTGDSQAQELCLYLTKAASVPYFEILEKWIYRGIINDPYSEFMVEEHELQKEKIQEDYNDKYWDQRYTVVQQQIPSFLQKMADKILSTGKYLNVVRECGRDVTCPVAKEVIYTLKERAYVEQIEKAYNYASKVLLDFLMEEKELVAHLRSIKHYFLMDQGDFFVHFMDLTEEELKKPVDDIITTRLEALLELALRMSTANTDPFKDDLKIDLMPHDLITQLLRVLAIETKQEKAIISAEPTELTLSGLEAFSFDYIVKWPLSLIINRKALTRYQMLFRHMFYCKHVERQLCNVWISNKTAKQFSLHSAKWFAGAFTLRQRMLNFVQNIQYYMMFEVMEPTWHILEKNLKLASNIDDVLSHHTSFLDNCLKDCMLTNPELLKIFSKLMSVCVMFTNCMQRFTQSMKLDNEMERLTLEHGTMLGPPTEEERAEEAAKKKLTNKLLAEHADSLHLTSGFEATINKFDSNFSTHLLDLLDKLSVYSTNDCEHSMLNIIYRLDFNGFYTERLEHMSAERSRKALPLLPRLAVPAQ; this is translated from the exons atgAGCGAGTTCCGCATCCACCACGACGTGAACGAGCTGCTGAGCCTGCTGCGGGTGCACGGCGGCGAGGGCGCCGAGGTCTACATcgagctgctgcagaagaacCGCACGCCCTACGTCACCACCAACGTCTCTGCCCACAGTGCCAAG GTGAAAATAGCAGAGTTTTCTCGAACTcctgaagattttttaaagaagtaCGATGAGCTGAAGTCTAAGAACACAAGGCATCTGGATTCTTTGGTTTATCTGCTGTCCAAACTCACCGAAGACAAAGAG ACACTCCACTACCTGcaacaaaatgcaaaagaaagggCAGAACTCGCAGCAAatgcagccaccagcagcagcagcacgaATTTTTCCATCCCCTCCTCCACTTCCAAGAtgtctctgcaggagctggaggagctgcgCAAGCAGCTGGGCAGTGTTACAGCAAACTCCAGTGCACAGCAG CCTCTTGAGCTTACCCGAAAAATCCTCCGGGATAAGCAGAACAAGAAGAATTCTGGTCAGCCCATTCCAGTATTTCCATCCTGGGTGTATGAGAGACCTGCACTTATTGGGGATTTCTTAATTGGCACCAGTCTAAGCACTGACACAACAGTACCAATAG GCACTTTGCCACTGGCCTCCCAGGAATCCATGATTGTGGAAGACTTGCTGTACGTGCTGATTGGCGTGGATGGAAGGTACATCACAGCACAGGCCCTGGTGGGCAGGCAGAACAGAACCTTCTCACTTGATCCAAACCTGGACTTGTCCATCAAGGAGTTGGTGACCAGGATTCTTCCTGTGGCAGCCAGTTACTCTGCTGTCACCAG GTTTATAGAGGAGAAGTCCTCCTTTGAGTATGGACAGGTAAATcatgctctggctgcagccatgAGGACTCTAATCAAGGAATACATGATATTAATTACCCAGCTGGAGCATCTTCAGAGGCAGGGCCTTCTGTCACTGCAGAAGCTGTGGTTTTACATCCAGCCCACAATGAGGACCCTGGAGATTCTGGCTTCACTGG CTACTTCTGTGGATAAGGGTGAGTGTATGGGAGGATCAACCCTGAGCTTGCTCCATGACAAGACTTTCAATTacacaggggacagccaggcccaggagctgtgcctgtaTTTAACCAAGGCAGCCAGTGTGCCTTACTTTGAAATCCTGGAAAAGTGGATATATAGAGGCATCATTAATGATCCATACAG TGAGTTCATGGTGGAGGAGCACgagctgcagaaggagaagatTCAGGAGGACTATAATGACAAGTACTGGGATCAGAGATACACTGTTGTTCAGCAGCAGATCCCCTCCTTCTTGCAGAAAATGGCTGACAAAATCCTAAGCACAG ggaaatatttaaatgttgtGAGGGAGTGTGGGCGAGATGTCACCTGCCCTGTGGCCAAAGAGGTCATCTACACTTTAAAGGAGAGAGCCTATGTGGAACAAATAGAAAAAGCATATAACTATGCCAGCAAAGTTCTTCTGGACTTCCTGATGGAGGAGAAAGAGCTGGTGGCTCACCTAAG ATCTATAAAACACTATTTCCTGATGGATCAAGGGGACTTTTTTGTTCACTTCATGGATCTGACAGAGGAGGAACTGAAGAAGCCTGTGGACGACATCATAACAACGAGGCTGGAGGCTCTGCTGGAATTAGCCCTGAGAATGAGCACAGCCAACACTGATCCCTTCAAGGATGATTTAAAG ATTGACTTGATGCCCCATGACCTCatcacacagctcctgagggTGTTGGCCATAGAAACAAAGCAGGAGAAGGCCATCATCAGTGCAGAGCCCACAGAGCTCACCCTCAGTGGCCTGGAGGCCTTTTCCTTCGACTACATTGTGAAGTGGCCTCTGTCCCTCATCATAAACAG gaaaGCACTGACAAGGTACCAGATGCTTTTCAGACACATGTTCTACTGCAAGCACGTGGAAAGGCAGCTGTGCAATGTTTGGATCAGCAATAAGACAGCCAAGCAATTCTCCCTGCATTCAGCTAAGTg GTTTGCTGGTGCTTTCACACTGCGGCAGCGGATGCTGAATTTTGTGCAGAATATCCAGTATTACATGATGTTTGAAGTGATGGAGCCAACATGGCACATTCTGGAGAAGAACCTGAAGCTG GCATCCAACATTGACGATGTCCTGAGCCACCACACCAGCTTCCTGGACAACTGCCTGAAGGACTGCATGCTCAccaacccagagctgctcaagATCTTCTCCAAGCTGATGTCTGTCTGTGTCATGTTCACCAACTGCATGCAG AGGTTCACCCAGAGCATGAAGCTAGACAATGAGATGGAGAGGCTCACCCTGGAGCATGGCACCATGCTGGGCCCTCCCACCGAGGAGGAGCGTGCTGAGGAGGCTGCCAAGAAGAAGCTGACCAACAAG CTTTTAGCAGAGCATGCTGACAGCCTGCACCTCACATCTGGCTTTGAAGCCACCATCAACAAGTTTGACAGCAACTTCTCCACACATCTGCTGGACCTGCTGGACAAGCTGAGTGTGTACAGCACAAATGACTGCGAGCACAGCATGCTCAACATCATCTACAG GTTGGACTTCAACGGGTTCTACACGGAGCGCCTGGAGCACATGTCGGCCGAGCGCAGCCGCAAggcgctgccgctgctgccCCGCCTGGCCGTGCCTGCCCAGTGA